The Flaviramulus sp. BrNp1-15 genome has a window encoding:
- a CDS encoding TonB-dependent receptor: MKNIFLFLTLLVLSVSANAQQNQVQQDSTKTEKLDEVLVKAVRVNADSPITHSNVSKEQLQKRNLGQDIPILLNYLPSVVTTSDAGAGIGYTGIRVRGTDATRVNVTINGIPYNDSESQGTFWVNLGDFASSTESLQLQRGVGTSTNGSGAFGASLNVLTDVFSDNAYAEISNSLGSYNTRKHTVKLSTGLIDDHFEVSGRFSKIDSDGYVDRAFTDLKSYFLQGVYKDENTLIKALTFGNKEYTYQAWYGLTADELQENRRQNPYTYENETDNYWQDHYQLHWNERFNNNWSTNLGLNYTKGKGYFEQYKPGESAGDFANLIEDDSDVIVRRWLDNNFYVLNANVTYKKNTFEIISGLSMSSYTGDHFGEVIWGSNLVSNTNIRDRYYEGDATKNDFSVFSKSTFKLAENVTGFVDLQGRFVSYKTNGLNSDRQEFVTNTDFSFFNPKLGLTYKPSVNNSFYASYARANREPNRDDFEAGVTENETLNDIELGWRFNKNKLNVNTNLYYMFYQNQLVLTGEVDDVGSPIRATSGKSYRLGLEVDANIQFNKVFSTSTNVAISSNKNRDFNSSTDTGVTNLGNTNIAYSPNLVVGNSLNIFPVENLQVSLLSKYVGEQYLNNIEDDRGVLESYFINDLNVNYEIKPNKLFKSIILSGLVNNIFDKEYVSNAIDYGGGYVYYYPQATTNFLLGVNLKF; the protein is encoded by the coding sequence ATGAAAAACATTTTTCTTTTTTTAACACTTTTAGTGTTATCAGTCAGTGCGAATGCACAACAAAATCAAGTACAACAAGATTCAACTAAAACCGAAAAACTAGACGAAGTTTTAGTAAAAGCAGTTCGTGTAAATGCAGATTCTCCAATTACACACTCCAACGTTTCAAAAGAGCAATTGCAAAAACGTAATTTAGGTCAGGATATTCCTATTTTACTAAATTATTTACCATCGGTTGTAACCACTAGTGATGCAGGTGCAGGTATTGGTTATACAGGTATTCGTGTGAGAGGTACAGATGCTACACGTGTAAATGTAACTATTAACGGTATTCCTTATAACGATTCAGAAAGTCAGGGGACATTTTGGGTTAATTTAGGCGATTTTGCATCATCTACAGAGAGCTTGCAATTGCAACGCGGTGTAGGCACATCTACTAATGGTTCTGGTGCTTTTGGAGCCAGTTTAAATGTGTTAACCGATGTGTTTTCAGATAACGCTTACGCGGAAATTTCAAACAGTTTAGGAAGCTACAATACCAGAAAACATACAGTAAAATTAAGCACAGGGTTAATTGATGACCATTTCGAAGTTTCTGGTCGCTTTTCTAAAATTGATTCAGATGGTTATGTAGACAGAGCATTTACAGATTTAAAATCATATTTCTTACAAGGTGTTTATAAAGATGAAAATACCTTGATTAAAGCCTTAACGTTTGGAAATAAAGAGTACACATATCAAGCTTGGTATGGTTTAACTGCTGATGAATTGCAGGAAAACCGTCGTCAAAATCCGTATACATACGAGAATGAGACTGATAATTATTGGCAAGATCATTACCAATTACACTGGAATGAAAGATTTAACAATAACTGGTCAACTAATTTGGGGTTAAATTACACCAAAGGAAAAGGATATTTTGAGCAATATAAACCAGGAGAATCTGCTGGAGATTTTGCTAATTTAATTGAAGACGATTCTGATGTTATTGTACGCCGATGGTTAGATAATAATTTTTATGTGCTTAACGCCAACGTAACTTATAAGAAAAATACATTCGAAATTATTTCAGGACTTTCAATGAGTAGTTATACGGGAGATCATTTTGGAGAAGTAATTTGGGGAAGCAACTTAGTATCAAACACCAATATTAGAGACAGATATTATGAAGGCGATGCTACTAAAAATGATTTTAGTGTATTCTCCAAATCCACATTTAAACTAGCTGAAAATGTTACAGGATTTGTTGATTTACAAGGGCGTTTTGTAAGTTATAAAACCAATGGCTTAAATTCAGATAGGCAAGAATTTGTAACTAATACAGATTTTAGTTTTTTTAACCCTAAATTAGGTTTAACCTATAAACCAAGTGTAAATAATAGCTTTTATGCATCTTATGCCAGAGCAAACAGAGAGCCAAATCGTGATGATTTTGAAGCTGGTGTAACCGAAAATGAAACGCTCAACGATATAGAGTTAGGTTGGAGATTTAACAAGAACAAATTAAATGTAAACACTAATCTGTATTACATGTTTTATCAAAATCAATTGGTGTTAACGGGTGAGGTAGATGATGTTGGAAGCCCAATAAGAGCAACTAGTGGTAAAAGTTACAGGTTGGGTTTAGAGGTCGATGCAAATATTCAGTTTAATAAAGTATTTAGTACATCTACCAATGTTGCAATCAGTAGTAATAAGAATAGAGATTTTAATTCTTCTACAGATACTGGAGTAACAAACTTAGGCAATACGAACATTGCTTATTCTCCAAATTTAGTTGTTGGTAATTCTCTTAATATTTTTCCTGTAGAAAACTTACAAGTATCACTTCTAAGTAAATATGTAGGAGAACAATATTTAAATAATATTGAAGATGACCGAGGTGTTTTAGAAAGCTATTTCATTAATGATTTAAATGTTAATTATGAAATTAAACCAAATAAATTATTTAAATCAATTATTCTATCAGGTTTGGTAAATAATATCTTTGATAAAGAATATGTTTCTAATGCCATTGATTATGGAGGGGGATACGTTTATTATTATCCGCAAGCTACCACAAACTTTTTATTGGGGGTTAATTTAAAGTTTTAG
- the greA gene encoding transcription elongation factor GreA: MSKVSYYTPEGLKKLRDELKQLKDVERVKASKAIAEARDKGDLSENAEYDAAKEAQGMLEMRISKLEDALAGARVIDESQLDNSKVLVLSKVKIKNQTNGMEMVYTLVADGEADLASGKISVNSPIGKGLLGKSVGDVAEIQVPNGVMKFDIIEISR; the protein is encoded by the coding sequence ATGAGTAAAGTATCATACTATACACCTGAAGGATTAAAAAAATTAAGAGACGAGCTTAAACAATTAAAAGATGTAGAGCGCGTAAAAGCTTCTAAAGCTATTGCTGAAGCTAGAGATAAAGGCGACTTAAGTGAAAATGCCGAATATGATGCTGCAAAAGAAGCACAAGGTATGTTAGAAATGCGAATTTCTAAGCTTGAAGATGCTTTGGCAGGAGCACGCGTAATTGATGAATCTCAATTAGATAATTCTAAAGTATTAGTATTATCTAAAGTGAAGATAAAAAACCAAACCAATGGTATGGAAATGGTTTATACTTTGGTGGCCGATGGTGAAGCAGATTTAGCTTCGGGTAAAATATCGGTTAATTCTCCAATTGGTAAAGGTTTATTAGGTAAATCTGTTGGTGATGTTGCTGAAATACAAGTGCCTAATGGAGTTATGAAATTCGATATCATCGAAATTTCCAGATAA
- a CDS encoding HIT family protein, translating into MASIFTKIINGDIPCYKIAETDDFFAFLDINPNAKGHTLCVPKKEVDKIFDLDEATYNGLMAFSRKVALAIEKAIPCKRVGLTVIGLEVPHTHVHLIPLHTMEDARFIQKEKLSSEELQEIANAIKAHL; encoded by the coding sequence ATGGCTTCAATTTTCACTAAAATAATTAATGGCGATATTCCTTGTTATAAAATCGCCGAAACCGATGATTTTTTTGCTTTCTTAGATATAAATCCAAACGCAAAAGGGCATACTTTATGTGTTCCTAAAAAAGAAGTTGATAAGATTTTTGATTTAGATGAAGCCACATACAATGGGTTAATGGCTTTCTCTAGAAAAGTAGCTTTAGCTATAGAAAAAGCCATACCATGTAAGCGAGTTGGTTTAACGGTAATAGGCTTAGAAGTGCCACATACACATGTACATTTAATTCCATTACATACTATGGAAGATGCACGTTTTATTCAAAAAGAAAAATTATCATCAGAAGAGCTTCAGGAAATAGCAAATGCTATTAAAGCACATTTATAA
- a CDS encoding HAMP domain-containing sensor histidine kinase, with protein MIFTKHSNAFRWIIIIASFAIVLLILWKTYEFFQHFKEEERTKMENWSFAQTDLLKTDNLNVDLGNLPLKVITSNTTTPMILINNNGELDSYNNIDETKVSDSTYIKKLIIKFEKENTPIQVKLDGKIVNTIYYGNSPLLNKLKYYPLALFLIIFLFGAVIYFFYRSNKNATQNKLWSGMAKETAHQIGTPLSSLIGWTEILKSENLNPDYITEIEKDIDRLQTITERFSKIGSVPTLETVDIIEETLNSYDYLKARSSKLIDFEIKTPEGEIPVNLNKQLYSWTIENLVKNAIDAMKGRGKLTIEISQLENNVKVSVTDTGKGIAKKDFNKIFEPGFTTKKRGWGLGLSLTKRIIEDFHDGKIKVAQSEKGKGSTIQISLKRAN; from the coding sequence ATGATTTTTACAAAACATAGCAATGCATTTCGTTGGATTATTATAATAGCTTCTTTTGCTATAGTGTTGCTTATTTTATGGAAAACTTACGAGTTTTTTCAGCATTTTAAGGAAGAGGAACGCACCAAAATGGAAAATTGGTCGTTTGCTCAGACTGATTTATTAAAAACTGATAACCTTAATGTTGATTTAGGAAACTTACCATTAAAAGTAATTACAAGTAACACAACCACTCCAATGATTCTTATTAATAATAACGGAGAACTTGATAGTTATAATAATATTGATGAAACCAAGGTTAGCGATTCTACTTATATAAAAAAACTAATTATAAAATTTGAAAAAGAAAATACGCCCATACAAGTAAAACTTGATGGTAAAATTGTAAACACCATTTACTACGGAAATTCACCATTATTAAACAAATTAAAGTACTATCCGTTAGCATTGTTTCTTATTATTTTCCTATTTGGTGCAGTTATTTATTTCTTTTACCGAAGTAATAAAAATGCAACCCAAAACAAGTTGTGGTCTGGTATGGCAAAGGAAACTGCACATCAAATTGGCACACCATTATCTTCTCTTATTGGATGGACAGAAATACTAAAAAGTGAAAATCTAAATCCAGATTATATCACCGAAATTGAAAAAGACATTGATAGACTGCAAACTATTACTGAACGTTTTAGTAAAATTGGGTCCGTTCCAACTTTAGAAACTGTAGATATTATTGAAGAAACCTTAAATTCATATGATTATTTAAAAGCACGTTCTTCAAAACTTATTGACTTTGAAATTAAAACCCCCGAAGGCGAAATTCCTGTAAACTTAAACAAACAACTCTACAGCTGGACTATAGAAAATTTAGTAAAAAATGCCATTGATGCTATGAAAGGCAGAGGCAAATTAACTATTGAAATTTCTCAACTAGAAAACAATGTAAAAGTTAGTGTTACTGATACTGGTAAAGGAATAGCTAAAAAAGATTTTAATAAAATTTTTGAACCTGGTTTTACAACAAAAAAACGTGGTTGGGGATTAGGATTATCTCTGACAAAACGTATTATTGAAGATTTTCATGATGGCAAAATAAAAGTTGCACAATCTGAAAAAGGTAAAGGTAGTACCATACAAATAAGTTTAAAACGAGCTAATTAA
- a CDS encoding flavin reductase family protein has translation MPSIDPKTLSTSKLHSYLLSAVAPRPIAFASTVDAEGNPNLSPYSFFNLFSANPPILIFSPARRVRDNTVKHTLQNVEATKEVVINVVSYDMVHQMSLSSTEYPEGVNEFEKSGLTMLKSDIVKPFRVAEAPVQFECKVNDIIKLGTEGGAGNLVICEIVKFHIDDDVIDEDGSINQKKLDLVARAGASYYSRARKGFFEIPKPLTSLGIGVDSFPDYIKNSMVLTGNDLGMLANIEKLPTTKSVASFVEDLSKRYPNIKTATHREKHKLARNYLSFGDVESAWKILLS, from the coding sequence ATGCCGTCAATAGATCCAAAAACATTATCAACCAGTAAATTACATAGTTATTTGTTGAGTGCTGTTGCACCTAGACCAATAGCTTTTGCTAGTACAGTTGATGCAGAAGGAAACCCAAATTTGTCGCCATATAGCTTTTTTAATTTGTTTAGCGCTAATCCGCCAATTTTAATTTTTTCACCAGCAAGACGTGTTAGGGATAATACGGTTAAGCATACATTACAGAATGTTGAAGCAACAAAAGAAGTAGTGATTAACGTGGTGAGTTATGATATGGTTCATCAAATGTCGTTAAGTAGTACAGAATATCCTGAAGGTGTAAATGAGTTTGAAAAATCGGGATTAACGATGCTAAAATCAGATATTGTAAAACCGTTTAGAGTTGCAGAAGCGCCAGTACAATTTGAATGTAAAGTAAACGATATTATTAAGTTAGGAACAGAAGGAGGCGCTGGAAATTTAGTTATTTGTGAAATTGTAAAATTTCATATTGATGATGACGTTATAGATGAAGATGGCTCAATAAATCAAAAAAAATTAGATTTGGTTGCTAGAGCAGGAGCTAGTTATTACAGTCGTGCTAGAAAAGGTTTTTTTGAAATACCTAAACCATTAACTAGTTTAGGAATAGGTGTAGATAGTTTTCCCGACTATATAAAAAATAGCATGGTTTTAACAGGAAACGATTTAGGTATGCTGGCCAATATTGAAAAACTGCCAACCACAAAAAGTGTTGCAAGTTTTGTTGAAGATTTAAGTAAGCGTTACCCTAATATTAAAACAGCAACACATAGAGAAAAGCATAAATTAGCACGTAATTATTTAAGTTTTGGAGATGTTGAAAGCGCTTGGAAAATATTATTATCGTAA
- a CDS encoding DUF3127 domain-containing protein has product MEVQGRIKMVGETQTFGSNGFRKREIVVTTEEQYPQHIMVEFVQDKTDLLNNYQVGQQVKININLRGREWVNPQGETKYFNSIQGWRIEALQSEASGENLPPVPPADAFEPAGDLNEDDHDDLPF; this is encoded by the coding sequence ATGGAAGTTCAAGGAAGAATAAAAATGGTAGGAGAAACTCAAACTTTTGGAAGTAATGGGTTTAGAAAAAGAGAAATTGTTGTAACTACAGAAGAGCAATATCCTCAACACATTATGGTGGAATTTGTTCAAGATAAAACAGATTTGCTTAATAACTATCAAGTAGGGCAACAAGTAAAGATTAATATCAATCTAAGAGGTAGAGAGTGGGTTAACCCTCAAGGTGAAACTAAATATTTTAACTCTATTCAAGGTTGGAGAATTGAAGCACTACAAAGTGAAGCAAGTGGAGAAAATTTACCACCTGTGCCACCAGCAGATGCTTTTGAACCAGCAGGAGATTTAAATGAAGATGATCACGACGATTTACCTTTTTAA
- the aat gene encoding leucyl/phenylalanyl-tRNA--protein transferase, translated as MHYLTDKLWFPNVNEATTDGLLAIGGDLSVERLLLAYKSGIFPWFDNEEPILWWSPDPRFVLFPEKLKVSKSMKQFLRNKDYTVTINKDFRAIITECSKAKRQGQAGTWITKNMIEAYVKLHKLGYVKSVEVWKDSKLVAGLYGVDLGNGVFCGESMFTKESNASKVGFITFIQNTNYKLIDCQVYTNHLESLGAEEIPRDLFLNYLK; from the coding sequence ATGCATTACTTAACAGATAAATTATGGTTTCCTAATGTGAATGAAGCCACTACCGATGGGTTATTAGCTATTGGTGGCGATTTATCTGTAGAGCGGTTGTTACTTGCCTATAAATCTGGTATTTTTCCGTGGTTTGATAATGAAGAACCTATTTTATGGTGGTCTCCAGATCCGCGTTTTGTACTATTTCCTGAGAAACTGAAAGTTTCAAAAAGCATGAAACAATTTTTAAGAAATAAGGATTACACTGTTACTATAAATAAAGATTTTAGAGCAATAATTACAGAATGTTCAAAAGCGAAAAGACAAGGGCAAGCAGGAACTTGGATTACCAAAAATATGATTGAAGCTTATGTAAAACTTCATAAATTAGGCTATGTAAAATCTGTTGAAGTCTGGAAAGACAGCAAATTGGTAGCCGGACTTTATGGTGTTGATTTGGGCAATGGCGTGTTTTGTGGAGAAAGTATGTTTACTAAAGAAAGTAACGCAAGTAAAGTAGGATTTATAACCTTTATACAGAATACTAATTATAAACTTATAGATTGTCAAGTATATACTAACCATCTTGAAAGTTTAGGAGCCGAGGAAATTCCTAGAGATCTATTTTTGAATTACTTGAAATAA
- a CDS encoding AraC family transcriptional regulator: MKNQSVSISQIIKETTKKPDSDTYAVCWIKAKVNRIKINGTTYKNVSNSIFFIDPKFNWKIFKKNAKTSSGYILYLTQEVLNNPILSNLHINKVRLFNSGETPLFKLSPGIEKRTQAILEMIDELLGSHLNHKEEAILSLLNTFFVYCDGQCNIKSIASNNNSRTNIVYNFKKLVDKHVIEYHNVSHYAKLLNITPKYLNECVNEVLSTSSKNIIVEQLLMRSRHRLKFSSKSIKEISFELGFSTPDYFSYFFKTHTGYKPSALRKV, translated from the coding sequence ATGAAAAATCAATCTGTTAGTATATCTCAAATTATAAAGGAAACTACAAAAAAGCCTGATTCCGATACTTATGCTGTTTGCTGGATAAAAGCTAAAGTTAACAGGATTAAAATAAATGGTACTACATATAAAAATGTTTCCAACTCCATATTTTTTATTGATCCAAAGTTCAATTGGAAAATTTTTAAAAAAAATGCTAAAACATCTTCAGGTTATATTTTGTACTTAACACAAGAAGTTTTAAATAACCCTATTTTAAGTAATCTTCACATAAATAAAGTGCGATTATTTAACTCTGGAGAAACACCTTTATTTAAATTAAGTCCAGGAATAGAAAAAAGAACACAAGCTATATTAGAAATGATTGATGAACTTTTAGGTTCGCATCTTAATCATAAAGAAGAGGCAATTTTATCATTACTAAATACTTTTTTTGTGTATTGCGATGGACAGTGCAACATAAAATCTATTGCATCAAATAATAATTCAAGAACAAATATTGTTTATAATTTTAAAAAGTTGGTAGACAAACATGTTATTGAGTATCATAATGTCTCTCATTATGCAAAACTTTTAAATATTACCCCAAAATATTTAAATGAATGTGTTAATGAAGTTCTGTCTACATCTTCAAAAAACATTATCGTTGAACAGTTACTGATGAGGTCCCGACACCGATTAAAATTTTCAAGTAAGAGTATAAAAGAAATCAGTTTTGAATTAGGTTTCTCTACACCAGATTATTTCAGTTATTTTTTTAAAACTCATACAGGTTATAAACCCTCAGCACTACGAAAAGTGTAA
- a CDS encoding cupin domain-containing protein — translation MDRKKFLKTSGIGLGLALLPGVIKAQTSVIVNASTSNIEPKIIKDSEGDVLNVIGDIQTHKLVGSETNNQIVEWVDNVDPGVGIPPHIHTKEDEIFRVIKGKVEIMVGGNTTVLNEGDVAFAPKNIPHSWKVVGTEKAKMITSAFPAGIEIMFKELSELPAGPPDFKIVSEICGKHGISFV, via the coding sequence ATGGACAGAAAAAAATTTTTAAAAACTTCAGGTATAGGATTAGGTTTGGCTTTACTTCCAGGAGTAATTAAAGCTCAAACTTCAGTGATAGTAAATGCATCTACTTCGAATATTGAACCAAAAATCATTAAAGATTCAGAAGGCGATGTTTTAAATGTAATTGGAGACATTCAAACTCATAAGCTTGTGGGAAGTGAAACAAATAATCAAATAGTTGAGTGGGTAGATAATGTAGATCCTGGTGTTGGTATACCTCCACATATTCACACTAAAGAAGACGAGATTTTTAGAGTAATTAAAGGAAAAGTTGAAATTATGGTTGGTGGTAATACAACAGTTTTAAATGAAGGTGATGTTGCCTTTGCGCCAAAAAACATACCACACTCATGGAAGGTTGTAGGAACTGAAAAAGCAAAAATGATAACCTCTGCATTTCCTGCAGGAATAGAAATTATGTTTAAAGAATTATCTGAACTTCCTGCTGGTCCTCCAGATTTTAAAATAGTTTCTGAAATTTGTGGTAAACACGGAATCAGTTTCGTTTAA
- a CDS encoding DNA-3-methyladenine glycosylase I, producing the protein MKKHKCGWCVGDDLYENYHDNEWGVPVYDDDTLFEFLILETFQAGLSWITILRKRENFRKAFDSFNYKKIATYKQAKIDSLLQDAGIIRNKLKVNATVTNAQAFIKVQEEFGSFSKYIWGFTNGKPIKNTLENYKHAPANTPLSDAISKDLKKRGFKFVGSTVVYAHMQATGMVNDHEVGCFRYKEV; encoded by the coding sequence ATGAAAAAACATAAATGCGGTTGGTGTGTTGGTGATGATTTATATGAAAATTATCATGATAATGAATGGGGTGTACCAGTTTATGATGACGATACACTTTTTGAATTTTTAATTTTAGAAACTTTTCAAGCTGGTTTAAGTTGGATTACTATTTTACGAAAACGCGAAAATTTTAGAAAAGCTTTTGACAGTTTTAACTACAAAAAAATAGCAACCTATAAACAAGCTAAAATTGATTCATTATTACAAGATGCTGGTATTATAAGAAATAAATTAAAGGTAAATGCCACTGTTACAAATGCTCAAGCTTTTATAAAAGTTCAAGAAGAATTTGGAAGCTTCAGTAAATACATTTGGGGTTTTACTAATGGTAAACCTATAAAAAACACGCTTGAAAACTATAAACATGCACCAGCAAACACACCTTTAAGTGATGCCATTAGCAAAGATTTAAAAAAACGTGGATTTAAATTTGTTGGTTCTACAGTGGTTTACGCCCACATGCAAGCTACAGGTATGGTAAACGACCATGAAGTTGGATGTTTTAGGTATAAAGAGGTTTAA
- a CDS encoding thioredoxin family protein, with product MNAIIESSLKKGISYNAYRDLVRELAENKSTTGLEKTEALVDYTKVNDRRMKRWDKTIKLSDDSQQKIKEFEKDITWLVIAESWCGDAAHVLPALNKIAELNNHIKMKIVLRDENLNLMDEFLTHGARAIPKLIMIDDKSGEVLSTYGPRPSEATHYVNRFKAQYGALTPEFKEDLQHWYNGNKAKNIIEDVTEILSQLEPTVYQ from the coding sequence ATGAACGCCATAATAGAATCCAGTTTAAAAAAAGGCATAAGTTATAATGCTTATAGAGATTTAGTTAGAGAATTAGCTGAAAATAAATCGACCACAGGATTAGAGAAAACCGAAGCCTTGGTGGATTATACTAAGGTAAATGATAGGCGAATGAAACGTTGGGATAAAACCATTAAATTATCTGATGATTCTCAACAAAAAATTAAGGAGTTTGAAAAAGATATTACTTGGTTGGTAATTGCTGAGAGTTGGTGTGGTGATGCAGCTCATGTATTACCTGCATTAAATAAAATAGCCGAATTGAATAATCATATAAAGATGAAGATTGTGCTTCGAGATGAGAATTTAAATTTAATGGATGAATTTTTAACTCATGGAGCCCGAGCAATTCCTAAGTTGATTATGATTGATGATAAATCTGGCGAAGTATTAAGCACTTACGGTCCTAGACCAAGTGAAGCTACTCATTATGTAAATAGATTTAAAGCACAATACGGAGCGCTAACACCAGAATTTAAAGAAGATTTGCAGCATTGGTATAATGGTAACAAAGCGAAAAATATAATTGAAGATGTAACTGAAATTCTATCTCAATTGGAGCCTACTGTTTACCAATAA
- a CDS encoding energy transducer TonB: protein MNLTNQHKALLITFFLSGTIILSIFNLSLKKESEFISESYYEIEPEKELTEEDIKVLEALEKLNNAKAETNNAFNETEKHFAQAYKTIAPPEDYVPKTSTISDGPNSANRSYEDTEDSKLKDEELSKFSKVNDLLKKQRSSGNNSKSTISFSLKNRTKVYIPIPVYLCEIDGKIVVNITVDSGGSVTDTYVNTASTSENECLIEHAIEYAKQSQFSADVKKESQLGTITFYFIGKQ from the coding sequence TTGAACCTAACAAATCAACATAAAGCCCTACTTATTACCTTCTTCCTTTCGGGAACAATAATCCTATCTATTTTTAATTTAAGCCTTAAAAAAGAAAGTGAATTTATTTCAGAAAGTTATTATGAAATTGAACCAGAAAAAGAGCTTACAGAAGAAGACATTAAAGTGCTTGAAGCTTTAGAAAAATTAAACAATGCTAAAGCAGAAACTAATAACGCCTTTAACGAAACAGAAAAACACTTTGCTCAAGCCTATAAAACTATTGCCCCTCCAGAAGATTACGTGCCAAAAACAAGTACAATTTCAGATGGACCAAATTCTGCAAACAGAAGCTATGAAGATACTGAGGACTCTAAATTAAAAGATGAAGAATTATCTAAATTCAGTAAAGTAAATGATTTATTGAAAAAACAACGCTCTAGCGGAAATAACTCTAAAAGCACCATTAGTTTTTCTTTAAAAAACAGGACAAAAGTTTACATTCCTATTCCTGTATATCTTTGTGAAATAGACGGCAAAATTGTAGTTAATATAACCGTTGATTCTGGCGGTAGTGTTACTGATACATACGTAAATACCGCATCTACATCTGAAAACGAATGCTTAATTGAACATGCTATAGAATACGCTAAACAATCTCAATTTAGTGCAGATGTAAAGAAAGAAAGTCAATTAGGTACTATTACTTTTTATTTTATTGGTAAACAGTAG
- the truB gene encoding tRNA pseudouridine(55) synthase TruB — protein MLTKDDYLSGQVLLIDKPLNWTSFQVVNKLRWEIRQAFKIKKIKVGHAGTLDPLATGLLVICTGKMTKQIDTFQGQVKEYTGTITLGSTTPSFDLETEINETFSTKHITDSLIKETTKQFIGDIEQFPPVFSALKKDGKRLYEFARAGEDVEIKARNINISEFEITNIEDLNVDFRVVCSKGTYIRSLANDFGKALQSGAHLSALRRTKIGDFNVDNATSIEDFIKGLNN, from the coding sequence ATGTTAACTAAAGACGACTATCTTTCTGGTCAGGTTTTATTAATAGACAAGCCTTTAAACTGGACATCGTTTCAAGTAGTTAATAAACTACGTTGGGAAATTCGGCAAGCTTTCAAAATCAAAAAAATAAAAGTAGGTCATGCTGGGACTTTAGATCCTTTAGCAACAGGTTTATTAGTGATTTGTACAGGGAAGATGACCAAACAAATTGACACTTTTCAAGGGCAAGTAAAAGAATATACTGGCACTATAACTTTAGGAAGCACGACTCCTTCATTTGATTTAGAAACTGAAATAAATGAAACTTTCTCTACCAAGCATATTACAGATAGTTTAATAAAAGAAACTACCAAACAATTTATAGGAGATATTGAGCAATTTCCACCTGTTTTTTCAGCATTAAAAAAAGACGGAAAACGTTTATACGAATTTGCCAGAGCTGGTGAAGATGTAGAAATTAAAGCACGAAATATAAACATCTCTGAGTTTGAAATTACAAATATTGAAGACTTGAATGTCGATTTTAGAGTAGTTTGTAGCAAAGGCACTTACATTCGATCATTAGCTAACGATTTTGGTAAAGCACTACAATCTGGAGCGCATTTATCGGCTTTAAGACGCACAAAAATTGGTGACTTTAATGTTGACAATGCAACAAGTATTGAAGACTTTATTAAAGGTCTAAACAACTAA